One window of Medicago truncatula cultivar Jemalong A17 chromosome 2, MtrunA17r5.0-ANR, whole genome shotgun sequence genomic DNA carries:
- the LOC112419419 gene encoding uncharacterized protein, whose amino-acid sequence MGKDSDDLNRAAWERCNHVVQSWLTNFVSDFIAQTIVFYDTAFDVWHDLQERFSKVDRIRIANLRSTINNLKQGSKSILHYFTEMKALWEELASHRPIPSCSWIHTCRCEASRVAKTHRNDD is encoded by the exons ATGGGGAAAG ATTCTGATGATTTGAACCGCGCAGCTTGGGAACGATGCAACCATGTGGTACAATCTTGGCTTACTAATTTTGTTTCTGATTTCATTGCTCAAACTATTGTTTTCTATGATACTGCCTTTGATGTTTGGCATGATCTGCAAGAAAGATTTTCTAAGGTTGATCGTATACGCATTGCTAATCTGCGTTCTACCATTAACAACCTCAAGCAAGGTTCTAAATCTATATTGCATTATTTCACTGAAATGAAGGCACTTTGGGAAGAATTAGCTTCACACAGACCCATTCCTAGTTGTTCATGGATTCACACATGTCGTTGTGAAGCTTCTAGAGTTGCTAAAACTCATAGGAATGACGACTAG
- the LOC25487040 gene encoding glutathione S-transferase 3 — protein MANEVVLLDTWFSMFGMRVKIALAEKSVKYECKEENLRNKSPLLLEMNPIHKKIPVLIHNGKSICESAIIVQYIDEVWNDKASFMPSDPYERAQARFWFDYIDKKVYATWRTMWLSEEEHEERKKELISIFKTLEEILGDKTFYGGATFGFLDIGLIPFYSWFYTFETYGNFKFEVECPKLMAWVKRCMEKESVSKTLPDEKKVYDYVVSMKKALGFD, from the exons ATGGCAAACGAAGTGGTTCTGTTGGATACATGGTTTAGCATGTTTGGGATGAGAGTTAAGATTGCATTAGCTGAAAAAAGTGTTAAATACGAGTGTAAAGAAGAAAATCTCAGAAATAAGAGTCCTTTACTTCTTGAAATGAACCCAATTCACAAGAAGATTCCAGTTCTTATCCATAATGGAAAATCCATTTGTGAATCTGCAATCATTGTGCAGTACATAGATGAAGTTTGGAATGATAAAGCTTCATTCATGCCCTCTGATCCGTATGAGAGAGCTCAAGCTAGATTTTGGTTTGATTATATAGACAAAAAg GTGTATGCTACTTGGAGGACAATGTGGCTTTCAGAGGAGGAGCATGAGGAAAGGAAGAAGGAGTTGATCTCTATCTTTAAGACACTAGAAGAAATCTTGGGTGACAAGACTTTTTATGGTGGTGCTACTTTTGGATTTCTTGATATTGGTTTGATCCCTTTTTACAGCTGGTTTTACACTTTTGAAACTTATGGCAACTTCAAATTTGAAGTGGAGTGTCCTAAACTCATGGCTTGGGTCAAGAGATGCATGGAGAAAGAGAGTGTTTCAAAAACACTTCCTGATGAGAAGAAGgtttatgattatgttgtgaGCATGAAGAAAGCACTTGGCTTTGATTAA
- the LOC25487041 gene encoding probable glutathione S-transferase → MADEVILLNFWPSPYGMRVLIALEEKGIKYVNKEEDFSNKSPLLLQMNPIHKKIPVLIHNGKSICESLNIVEYIDEVWNDHSPFLPSDPYQRSQAKFWTNYVDTKIYDIGMKYTKSKGDEKEAAKKELLEGIKVMEEQLGKKPYFGGDNFGLVDVALVPLFCMFYTYTFAGKFIDDEKYPTITSWARRCIQKESVSKAIPQEEKLKRFLDENRLLHRGD, encoded by the exons ATGGCAGATGAAGTAATCCTGTTAAATTTCTGGCCAAGTCCTTATGGCATGAGGGTCCTAATTGCACTAGAGGAAAAGGGTATCAAGTATGTGAACAAGGAAGAGGATTTCAGTAACAAGAGTCCTTTACTCCTACAAATGAATCCAATTCACAAGAAAATTCCAGTTCTAATCCATAATGGCAAATCCATTTGTGAGTCACtaaatattgttgaatatattgaTGAGGTTTGGAATGATCATTCTCCTTTTTTGCCTTCTGATCCTTACCAAAGATCCCAAGCTAAATTCTGGACTAACTATGTTGACACTAAG ATATATGATATTGGGATGAAGTATACAAAAAGTAAAGGAGATGAGAAAGAAGCTGCAAAGAAAGAATTGCTTGAGGGTATTAAAGTGATGGAAGAACAGTTGGgaaaaaaaccttattttggTGGAGACAACTTTGGCCTTGTGGATGTGGCACTTGTTCCATTGTTTTGCATGTTTTATACTTATACTTTTGCTGGAAAGTTCattgatgatgaaaaatatCCCACTATCACTTCTTGGGCCAGAAGGTGTATTCAAAAAGAGAGTGTGTCTAAGGCTATTCCTCAAGAGGAAAAGCTGAAGCGATTTCTAGATGAGAATAGACTTTTACATCGCGGAGATTAG
- the LOC25487042 gene encoding probable glutathione S-transferase, with translation MADEVILLNYWPSPFGMRLKIVLAEKGIKHEYREEDLSNKSPLLLQMNPVHKKIPVLIHNGKPVCESLIAVQYIDEVWNDKSPFLPSDPYQKAQARFWADYIDKKIYEVAGNLWTKKGEVQETAKKEFIEALKLLEQELGDKNFFGGDKLGFVDVAFIPLYNWFRGYEAFGKISVDKECPKFFAWANRCMEIESVSKSLPDQDQIHDLIVQIKKKAGLE, from the exons ATGGCTGATGAAGTGATTCTGCTTAATTACTGGCCAAGTCCATTTGGAATGAGACTCAAAATAGTCTTAGCTGAAAAGGGTATCAAGCATGAGTACAGAGAAGAAGACTTAAGCAACAAAAGCCCTTTGTTGCTACAAATGAACCCTGTTCACAAGAAAATCCCTGTTCTCATTCATAATGGTAAACCAGTTTGTGAATCTTTAATTGCTGTTCAATATATTGATGAGGTTTGGAATGATAAATCTCCTTTCTTGCCTTCTGATCCATATCAGAAAGCACAAGCTAGATTCTGGGCTGATTATATTGATAAGAAG ATCTATGAAGTTGCAGGGAACCTTTGGACCAAAAAAGGAGAAGTGCAAGAAACTGCAAAGAAGGAATTCATAGAAGCCCTTAAACTCTTGGAGCAAGAGTTGGGAGACAAGAATTTTTTTGGAGGAGACAAGCTTGGTTTTGTTGATGTAGCATTTATTCCATTATACAATTGGTTTAGAGGCTATGAGGCCTTTGGCAAGATCAGTGTAGATAAGGAGTGCCCTAAGTTCTTTGCTTGGGCCAATAGATGCATGGAGATTGAGAGTGTTTCCAAGTCACTCCCTGATCAGGATCAGATCCATGATTTGATTGTGCAGATCAAGAAGAAGGCTGGCCTTGAGTAG
- the LOC25487043 gene encoding probable glutathione S-transferase — MADEVILLDYWASPFGMRVRIALAEKGIKHEYKEEDLRNKSPLLLQMNPVHKKIPVLIHNGKSICESLIAVQYIDEVWNEKSPLLPSDPYQRSQARFWADYVDKKIYEVGKNLWTKKGEEQEAAKKEFVEAHKLLEQELGDKTYFGGDKIGFVDVALIPFYTWFKGYETFGNINVEKECPKFIAWAKRCMQVESISKSVPDQDKVYGFMVEIRKRFGLE; from the exons ATGGCTGATGAAGTGATTCTGCTAGATTACTGGGCAAGTCCATTTGGCATGAGGGTCAGAATAGCCCTAGCTGAAAAGGGTATCAAGCATGAGTACAAAGAAGAAGATTTAAGGAACAAGAGCCCTTTGTTGTTACAAATGAACCCTGTTCATAAGAAAATCCCAGTTCTTATTCATAATGGTAAATCAATTTGTGAATCTTTAATTGCTGTTCAATATATTGATGAAGTTTGGAATGAGAAATCTCCTTTGTTGCCTTCTGATCCTTATCAGAGATCACAAGCTAGATTCTGGGCTGATTATGTTGATAAGAAG ATCTATGAAGTTGGAAAGAACCTTTGGACCAAAAAAGGAGAAGAACAAGAAGCTGCCAAGAAGGAATTCGTAGAAGCTCACAAATTGTTGGAGCAAGAGCTGGGAGACAAGACTTACTTTGGAGGAGACAAGATTGGTTTTGTGGATGTAGCACTTATTCCATTCTACACTTGGTTTAAAGGCTATGAGACCTTTGGCAACATCAATGTAGAGAAGGAATGCCCTAAGTTCATTGCTTGGGCCAAGAGATGCATGCAGGTTGAGAGTATTTCCAAGTCAGTCCCTGATCAAGATAAGGTGTATGGCTTCATGGTGGAGATCAGGAAGAGGTTTGGCCTTGAGTAG